The DNA sequence GCCTGTAGAGCCGTCGGATAAATACACGACCAGATAGCCCTGACGAGCATAGTGTCCGGCCAACGCCAACGCCCCCGGGACCAGCTCCACCTCGCTGTCAGAAGGCTTCTGCTCAGAGCGCTGCGCCTCCTCCTCCCCTAGCGCTCGCTCCTCATCGACGCCCTCCTCTCCTCTGACCAGCGCCTCCGGCGTCTCCTCGGGGGCAGCGCCTGGGGTGATCAGAGCAGCGGTAGAAAAGGCCACCGCCCGAACCTCCGGCGCAATGACCCAGATCGTGCCACGCACAAAGCTACGATCGCCAACGACCTGCATCACATAGTCATAACTCCCACGTTGAAGCTCCCTGGCGAGTCGCCAGACCGCCCTGCCCTGCTCATCAGTGCGCACATGTCCGACCTGGGTCCAGCCCTTCTCGCAGCTACCAAAGAACACGCGCACCCACTCATCGGTGAGGGGCTCGGTGCCATAGGCGAGTCGAGCGCGCAGAATCACCGGCTGGCCGGTGGTCACGATCTGATCGTAGGACTGGTGGGCCGAGCCGTGCTCCTGACTCAAGCGCTCCGACGCCGCCCGTACCCAGGGCCCCGTGCGGGCCGGCTGATAGGGACGCCCCGGACAGCGCTGAACAAAGCGCATGTCGGTGGAGGGGGGACGAATCTCTTCCACCAGCGGAAGGACCGCGCGCTGTGGCGGACGCCATTGACGTTGCCCCATTCCCGTACACGCCCACGCCCCGCCCCCGCTCGCGAGTAGCAGTGCCACCAGCGCATAGCGCACCACCGCGCGCACCTTAGCTCCGATCTGGTGCATGACTCCCCCCTGGTTGTGATGGACCTCTGGGATAAAGGTAGGGTCGCTGGGAGGTGTCGCAATATGGAGGGGGCGGGGCGCTTGAAAGCACGGCGTCAATCGCGCACACTACCAGCGAAATTTTGCCTTATGCCGCAAACGTACTGGACCGACCTCGGGGCGAGTGAGCCCCGCTGACGCTGGAGCATCACGATGAGTCTGTCTCTGGAAGCGCTGGAAGATGCCGGGTTCCCCACCGAGAACTGGCCACAGGATCTGCCAACCCCTGGCGAGTCCAACATCTATTCGAAGGAATTAGACGGGAAGAAGGCGCTTTATCGCTATCAGGTCAATGTCGAGGGCGCGACCTACGCGATGGAGGTGCTTCTCGACCTGGCCACGGCCCCGAACCCTGCAGAGGGTGTGGGCTTTATGTTGAACCAGTTCGCGTTTTTGTGGCGCCAGGATCGCGCGCAGGTCGCCGTGCAGCCCAATGGTGCCTGCCGCCGTATCAACTTCTGAGCCCGCGTCTTTCTGTGCCCGGAGAGCCCTGTGAGTCTATCGGCCCCGACAACCCGGGTGATGTTCTTCTGCCTGGGAAATATCTGCCGCTCTCCGCTGGCCGAGGCCCTCTTTCGCTACCATGTCGAGGAGCGCGATCTGGGGACGCGCTTCCACATCGAATCGTCCGGCACCAGCGCCTACCATGTAGGAGAGCCACCGGATCCGGGGAGTGTTCGTGTGGCGCAGGAGCGTCTGAAACTGGATATCTCGCATCAACGGGCCCAGCAGCTGTCCAGCTCCCACTTCGCCGCCTTCGACTGGCTGGTCGCGATGGACCGCTCCAATCTGACCCACGCGCGCCCGCTGAGCGGCACACATGGAAAGAAGCTCCTGCTGCTACGGGACTTTGAGCCGCAGGAAAGGCTTCGCGGCCAGAACGTTCCGGATCCCTGGGGCGGCGGAACCGAACACTTTGAACAGGTCTTCGAGATGGTCGAGCGCTGCACTCTGGCTCTGCTTGAAGACCTGCTCTCCCACTGAGCACATTATCTGCGAGGGCTTCTATGTCCGGCCCCTTTCTGAAGCACATCGTCCTGGCGGTGGCAGCTGCCCTGGTTGCCCCGCTGGTCCTCGGAGGCTGTGAGCGCCCGGCTACCGAGAGCGGCCCGGCGGCGTCTGTAGAGTCCGGGGGCAAGATGGGAACCATCGCCCCGAGCGACGCCCCCGACGCTGGCGAGCGCCAGGCAGAGCGCGACCGAATGGTCGATGAGCAGCTGGCGGCGCGGGGGATCAAGGATCGCAACGTGCTCGGCGCCATGCGTCGGGTGGAACGCCACCAGTTTGTTCCGGCGCCGGTCCGGCCCCGCGCGTATCAGGACTCCCCGCTGCCCGTCGGTAAGGGGCAGACCGCTTTGCAGCCCTACCTGGTGGGAATGATCACCGAGTTGGGGCGCGTCGAACCCGACCACCGTATTCTGGTGATGGGTAGTGGTAGTGGCTATCAGGCCGCCGTCCTAGCCGAGATAAAAGCGCAGGTCGTTGCGGTTGAGCACCATTGTGAATTGGCCAACTGGTCCCGAGATAGCCTGGCGCGCCAGGGCTATGACCAGGTCGAGGTTCACTGCGCCAAGGGGCAGGAAGGCTGGCCGGCCGGGGCCCCCTTTGATCGGATCATCGTGAGCGCCGCCGCGCCGGAACTCCCGCAGGCGCTGGTGAAGCAGCTCAAGCCCGGTGGCCGCATGATCCTTGGCCTGGGCTCGGGGGAGACTCAGGAGTTGACGGTCGTCGACAACGGTGCTGATGGAACCCTGACCATGAACGGTGTCGAGTTGGTACGCCTGGCGCCGATGCCTCAAAGCGAGTGAAGTGAGCTTATGTTGAGTCGATAAAAAAGCCGCCCTTAACGGGCGGCTTTTTTATGCGGCTTGCAAGGGGCTTTCGGGCTCAGGCGCCCAGGGCATCCAGGGCCTCTTGGCTGGGAGCATGCCCGGCATCAACGCGCAGCGCGCGTTTGAACATGTCCCGAGCTCCCCGCTCGTCGCCCGTGGCCTGACGGATCGCTCCCAGATGGTAGTAGACCTCGACCTTGTCCGAGTTGTCTTTGATGTTCATCTGATGCAGGAGCAGGATCTGGAAGATCTTGAGTGCATGTTCCATGTCCTGGCTTCGGAAGGAGAGCTTGCCCAGGCTAAGGAGGTTGGGGATGTACGTGGCATCGATTTTATGTGCCGCCTCATAGGCCTGACGGGCGGCCTGTTCATCACCGCCCTGCTCGGCGAGCTTGCCCTGCAGGTGGTAGAAGCGCACCACGTCTTTCATCTGGCGAGCCTCCAGCAGGGAATCGATCACCGAGTTCAAGAGAGGCGCGGCTTTCTCGAGCAGGCCTCCCTCAATGTAGGCATCGAGGAGCGGCTCCACGACGCTCAAATCATCGCCAGCCAGGCCGCGGGCCTCTTCGAGGGGAGCGATTCTGAGTGCGTCGTTATTGAGAGAGGTGCGAGCCAGCTCGCTCATCTGGAGCAAGATCATCACACGTTGGTCATCGCCCTCGG is a window from the Lujinxingia litoralis genome containing:
- a CDS encoding low molecular weight protein-tyrosine-phosphatase, whose product is MSLSAPTTRVMFFCLGNICRSPLAEALFRYHVEERDLGTRFHIESSGTSAYHVGEPPDPGSVRVAQERLKLDISHQRAQQLSSSHFAAFDWLVAMDRSNLTHARPLSGTHGKKLLLLRDFEPQERLRGQNVPDPWGGGTEHFEQVFEMVERCTLALLEDLLSH
- a CDS encoding protein-L-isoaspartate(D-aspartate) O-methyltransferase, with the translated sequence MSGPFLKHIVLAVAAALVAPLVLGGCERPATESGPAASVESGGKMGTIAPSDAPDAGERQAERDRMVDEQLAARGIKDRNVLGAMRRVERHQFVPAPVRPRAYQDSPLPVGKGQTALQPYLVGMITELGRVEPDHRILVMGSGSGYQAAVLAEIKAQVVAVEHHCELANWSRDSLARQGYDQVEVHCAKGQEGWPAGAPFDRIIVSAAAPELPQALVKQLKPGGRMILGLGSGETQELTVVDNGADGTLTMNGVELVRLAPMPQSE